A genomic segment from Streptomyces antibioticus encodes:
- a CDS encoding bifunctional adenosylcobinamide kinase/adenosylcobinamide-phosphate guanylyltransferase — protein MEVTLLGTGAPAGLPRPDCSCAVCALSLAAHARAATALLVDGALLLDLTPGAAFAAARAGRSLGGVGQVLLSHPHDGPAVEVPAGLPQPGRVPDGRELALLTGHRVRAVAMDAPGTGYAVTGPDGQRLLYLPPGGAPAGLEEGSAERYDLVVADVVGRPDALAKLRAVGAVTPATDVVAVHLDHDVPPGAELRRRLAAAGARAVPDGTTLVVGGYEDTPDVSEVPRRTLVLGGARSGKSVEAERRLESFPGVLYVATGGTRGGDTEWATRVATHRERRPGSWRTAETCDLVPLLAEDGAPLLIDCLSLWLTDAMDAVGAWDDAVWADGGERALRSRVADLVAAVRGARRTVVLVSNEVGSGIVPATASGRRYRDELGRVNAAVAGQCEQVVLVVAGQAVVLRG, from the coding sequence GTGGAAGTCACTCTGCTCGGTACCGGCGCTCCCGCGGGACTGCCCCGCCCCGACTGCTCCTGCGCGGTGTGCGCGCTGTCCCTCGCCGCACACGCGCGTGCGGCGACCGCGTTGCTCGTGGACGGGGCGCTGCTGCTCGACCTCACCCCGGGCGCGGCCTTCGCGGCGGCGCGCGCGGGCCGTTCGCTGGGCGGGGTGGGGCAGGTGCTGCTGTCGCATCCGCACGACGGTCCCGCCGTGGAGGTGCCGGCGGGGCTGCCGCAGCCCGGCCGGGTGCCGGACGGGCGGGAGCTGGCGCTGCTGACGGGGCACCGGGTGCGGGCGGTGGCGATGGACGCGCCGGGCACGGGGTACGCGGTGACCGGCCCGGACGGGCAGCGCCTGCTGTATCTGCCGCCGGGCGGCGCGCCGGCCGGTCTCGAGGAGGGCTCCGCCGAGCGCTACGACCTGGTCGTCGCGGATGTCGTGGGACGCCCGGACGCGCTGGCCAAGCTGCGGGCGGTGGGTGCCGTCACGCCCGCCACGGACGTGGTCGCCGTCCATCTGGACCACGACGTGCCGCCGGGCGCGGAGCTGCGGCGGCGGCTGGCCGCGGCGGGGGCGCGGGCGGTGCCGGACGGGACGACGCTGGTGGTGGGCGGCTACGAGGACACGCCGGACGTGTCCGAGGTGCCGCGGCGGACGCTGGTGCTGGGCGGGGCCCGGTCGGGCAAGTCGGTGGAGGCCGAACGGCGGCTGGAGTCCTTCCCCGGCGTGCTGTACGTGGCCACCGGCGGGACGCGGGGCGGGGACACCGAGTGGGCGACACGCGTCGCCACGCACCGGGAGCGCCGGCCGGGGTCCTGGCGGACGGCGGAGACCTGCGACCTCGTCCCCCTGCTCGCCGAGGACGGGGCCCCGCTGCTGATCGACTGCCTGTCGCTGTGGCTGACGGACGCGATGGACGCCGTAGGAGCCTGGGACGACGCGGTCTGGGCGGACGGCGGCGAGCGTGCCCTGCGGTCCCGGGTGGCGGACCTGGTGGCGGCGGTGCGCGGCGCCCGGCGGACGGTCGTCCTGGTCTCCAACGAGGTCGGCTCGGGCATCGTCCCGGCCACCGCCTCCGGCCGCCGCTACCGGGACGAACTGGGCCGGGTGAACGCGGCGGTGGCCGGCCAGTGCGAGCAGGTGGTGCTGGTGGTCGCGGGGCAGGCGGTGGTGCTGCGGGGGTGA
- a CDS encoding class I SAM-dependent methyltransferase → MPSARPRPIHDPRRDDCPWCGSRRLRTRLRSPDLRHRRPGTFVVDECQDCAHAFQNPRLTPEGLTLYEADGDRRLSRRRLRATARVMLPFPEPESWLDVGTGDASFPLAAKELFTYTAFDGLDPTPRVERARAAGRLDEAHVGRLTAPEVLARLRGRYDVVSMLHHLEHTRDPKEELAAALTALRPGGHLLLELPDPTSASAAVLGKWWHPYDQPRHLHLIPPANLRTELEARGCVVVATDRRTPHTPDDLATAVSLWLAHSPLRALTRPATAAAAALDHTLSPLLRRTRFSNAYRVIARKAP, encoded by the coding sequence ATGCCGTCCGCCCGGCCCAGGCCCATCCACGACCCGCGCCGCGACGACTGTCCCTGGTGCGGCTCCCGACGCCTGCGCACCCGGCTGCGGTCCCCGGACCTCCGCCACCGCCGCCCCGGCACCTTCGTGGTCGACGAGTGCCAGGACTGCGCCCACGCCTTCCAGAACCCGCGCCTCACCCCCGAGGGCCTGACGCTCTACGAGGCCGACGGCGACCGGAGACTCAGCCGGCGGCGGCTGCGGGCGACGGCCCGCGTGATGCTGCCCTTCCCGGAACCGGAGAGCTGGCTGGACGTCGGCACCGGCGACGCGTCCTTCCCCCTCGCGGCCAAGGAACTGTTCACCTACACCGCGTTCGACGGCCTCGACCCCACCCCCCGGGTCGAACGGGCCCGCGCGGCGGGACGTCTGGACGAGGCCCACGTCGGCCGGCTGACCGCCCCCGAGGTCCTCGCCCGGCTGCGCGGCCGCTACGACGTCGTCAGCATGCTCCACCACCTCGAACACACCCGGGACCCCAAGGAGGAACTCGCCGCCGCCCTCACCGCCCTGCGCCCCGGCGGCCATCTCCTCCTCGAACTCCCCGACCCCACCAGCGCGTCCGCCGCCGTCCTCGGCAAGTGGTGGCACCCCTACGACCAGCCCCGCCACCTCCACCTCATCCCGCCGGCCAATCTGCGCACCGAACTGGAGGCCCGCGGCTGCGTCGTCGTCGCCACGGACCGCCGAACCCCGCACACCCCCGACGACCTCGCCACGGCCGTCTCCCTGTGGCTGGCCCACTCCCCGCTGCGCGCCCTGACCCGCCCGGCCACCGCCGCGGCCGCCGCCCTGGACCACACCCTGTCGCCCCTGCTGCGCCGCACCCGCTTCTCCAACGCCTACCGCGTCATCGCCCGCAAGGCCCCCTGA
- a CDS encoding efflux RND transporter permease subunit, whose amino-acid sequence MSWLSRFSLAQRSLIALMSLVALVFGAIAIPQLKQQLLPTIELPMVSVLAPYQGAAPDVVEKQVVEPIEDSLEGVDGITGVTSTASEGNALVVASFDYGNDTERLVADVQQAVNRARVRLPDTVDPQVVAGSTDDMPTVVLAVTSGKDQQALADQLDTTVVPALKGIDGVGQVAVTGVRDLQVSVTPDPAKLAKAGLTTLSLSQALEAGGATVPAGSFDEAGANRTVRVGGGYTSVAQIEDLRIARASGGKPVRLGDVAAVRQEEAPADSITRTNGRPSLAVMVTMDHDGSAVAISEAVEDKLPALRADLGSGAAITVVSDQGPAVSQAIDGLTTEGALGLLFAVLVILVFLASVRSTLVTAVSIPLSVVLALIVLWTRDLSLNMLTLGALTIAIGRVVDDSIVVLENIKRHLGYGEERQAAIITAVREVAGAVTSSTLTTVAVFLPIGLVGGMVGALFGSFSLTVTAALLASLLVSLTVVPVLSFWFLRAPKGTPEDAAEARRAAEEKEAKSRLQRFYVPVLRFATRRRLTSVAIAVVVLLGTFGMAPLLKTNFFDQGEQQVLTVKQKLAPGTSLAATDAQARKVEKLLGATDGVKDYQVTIGSSGFMAAFGGGTDTNQASYQVMLEDSASYDDVQGRIEDGLKKLDGIGTTTVAAGDGFGSQDLSVVVKAADADVLRTAAEQVRKTVAGIDHVTDVTSDLSQSVPRVSVKANDKAAAAGFDDRTLGAAVAQAVRGTPAAKAILDDTERDVVITSAKPATTLAELKNLRLGAVKLSDVATVELVDGPVAMTRIDGQRAATVTARPTGDNTGAVSTKLQAEITALKLPAGATAEIGGVSQDQDDAFANLGLAMLAAIAIVFMLLVATFRSLAQPLILLVSIPFAATGAIGLLIATGTPMGVPAMIGMLMLIGIVVTNAIVLIDLINQYRAQGYGVVEAVVEGGRHRLRPILMTALATIFALLPMALGVTGEGGFIAQPLAVVVIGGLITSTLLTLLLVPTLYAMLELRKERRADKRAAKRQTAEPEKTPEPAGV is encoded by the coding sequence ATGTCCTGGCTGTCGAGATTCAGTCTCGCGCAACGGTCCCTGATAGCCCTGATGTCCCTCGTCGCCCTCGTCTTCGGCGCGATCGCCATCCCGCAGCTCAAGCAGCAGTTGCTGCCCACCATCGAACTGCCGATGGTGTCCGTGCTCGCCCCCTACCAGGGCGCCGCCCCGGACGTCGTCGAGAAGCAGGTCGTCGAGCCCATCGAGGACAGCCTGGAGGGCGTCGACGGCATCACCGGCGTCACCTCCACCGCCAGCGAGGGCAACGCGCTCGTCGTGGCGTCCTTCGACTACGGCAACGACACCGAGCGCCTCGTCGCCGACGTCCAGCAGGCCGTCAACCGGGCCCGGGTGCGGCTGCCCGACACGGTGGACCCGCAGGTCGTCGCCGGTTCCACCGACGACATGCCGACCGTCGTCCTCGCCGTCACCTCCGGCAAGGACCAGCAGGCGCTCGCCGACCAGCTCGACACCACCGTCGTCCCGGCCCTGAAGGGCATCGACGGCGTCGGCCAGGTCGCCGTCACCGGCGTCCGCGACCTCCAGGTCTCGGTCACCCCCGACCCGGCGAAGCTCGCCAAGGCCGGTCTGACCACGCTGTCCCTGAGCCAGGCCCTGGAGGCGGGCGGCGCGACCGTCCCGGCCGGCTCCTTCGACGAGGCCGGCGCCAACCGCACCGTCCGGGTCGGCGGCGGCTACACCTCGGTCGCCCAGATCGAGGACCTGCGCATCGCCCGCGCGAGCGGCGGGAAGCCGGTCCGGCTCGGTGACGTGGCCGCCGTGCGCCAGGAGGAGGCCCCGGCCGACTCCATCACCCGTACGAACGGCAGGCCCAGCCTCGCCGTCATGGTCACCATGGACCACGACGGCAGCGCCGTCGCCATCTCGGAGGCCGTCGAGGACAAGCTCCCCGCCCTGCGCGCGGACCTCGGCTCCGGCGCGGCGATCACCGTCGTCAGCGACCAGGGCCCGGCCGTGTCCCAGGCCATCGACGGCCTCACCACCGAGGGCGCGCTCGGTCTGCTCTTCGCGGTCCTGGTCATCCTGGTCTTCCTGGCGTCGGTCCGCTCCACCCTGGTGACGGCCGTCTCCATCCCGCTGTCCGTGGTGCTGGCGCTGATCGTCCTGTGGACGCGCGACCTCTCCCTGAACATGCTGACCCTGGGCGCGCTGACCATCGCGATCGGCCGGGTCGTCGACGACTCGATCGTCGTCCTGGAGAACATCAAGCGCCACCTCGGCTACGGCGAGGAGCGCCAAGCCGCGATCATCACCGCGGTGCGCGAGGTGGCCGGCGCGGTCACCTCCTCCACCCTCACCACGGTCGCCGTGTTCCTGCCGATCGGCCTGGTCGGCGGCATGGTGGGCGCCCTGTTCGGCTCGTTCAGCCTCACCGTCACGGCGGCCCTGCTGGCCTCCCTGCTGGTCTCGCTGACGGTCGTCCCGGTGCTGTCGTTCTGGTTCCTGCGCGCCCCCAAGGGCACCCCCGAGGACGCCGCGGAGGCCCGCCGCGCGGCCGAGGAGAAGGAGGCGAAGAGCCGCCTCCAGCGCTTCTACGTCCCCGTCCTGCGGTTCGCGACCCGGCGCCGGCTGACCAGCGTGGCCATCGCCGTCGTCGTCCTGCTCGGCACCTTCGGCATGGCGCCGCTGCTCAAGACGAACTTCTTCGACCAGGGCGAGCAGCAGGTCCTGACGGTGAAGCAGAAGCTGGCGCCCGGCACCAGCCTCGCCGCGACCGACGCCCAGGCGCGCAAGGTCGAGAAGCTGCTCGGCGCCACCGACGGCGTCAAGGACTACCAGGTCACCATCGGCTCCTCCGGCTTCATGGCGGCCTTCGGCGGCGGCACGGACACCAACCAGGCGTCCTACCAGGTCATGCTGGAGGACTCCGCGTCCTACGACGACGTCCAGGGCCGGATCGAGGACGGGCTGAAGAAGCTCGACGGCATCGGCACCACCACCGTCGCCGCCGGTGACGGCTTCGGCAGCCAGGACCTGAGCGTCGTCGTCAAGGCGGCCGACGCCGATGTGCTGCGCACCGCCGCCGAGCAGGTCCGCAAGACCGTGGCGGGGATCGACCACGTCACCGACGTGACCAGCGACCTCTCGCAGAGCGTGCCCCGCGTCTCGGTCAAGGCCAACGACAAGGCCGCCGCGGCCGGGTTCGACGACCGCACCCTCGGCGCGGCGGTCGCCCAGGCGGTCCGCGGCACCCCGGCGGCCAAGGCGATCCTCGACGACACCGAGCGCGACGTCGTGATCACCTCGGCGAAGCCCGCCACCACCCTGGCCGAGCTGAAGAACCTCCGCCTGGGCGCGGTGAAGCTGTCCGACGTCGCCACGGTCGAACTGGTCGACGGACCCGTCGCCATGACCCGGATCGACGGCCAGCGCGCCGCCACCGTCACCGCCCGCCCGACCGGCGACAACACCGGCGCGGTGAGCACGAAGCTCCAGGCCGAGATCACCGCCCTGAAGCTCCCGGCGGGCGCCACCGCCGAGATCGGCGGGGTCAGCCAGGACCAGGACGACGCCTTCGCCAACCTGGGCCTCGCGATGCTCGCGGCGATCGCGATCGTCTTCATGCTGCTGGTCGCGACCTTCCGCTCGCTCGCCCAGCCGCTGATCCTGCTGGTCTCCATCCCGTTCGCGGCCACCGGCGCGATCGGCCTGCTGATCGCCACCGGCACCCCGATGGGCGTCCCGGCGATGATCGGCATGCTGATGCTCATCGGCATCGTGGTGACCAACGCGATCGTCCTGATCGACCTCATCAACCAGTACCGGGCCCAGGGCTACGGCGTCGTCGAGGCCGTCGTCGAGGGCGGCCGCCACCGGCTGCGCCCGATCCTGATGACGGCGCTGGCGACCATCTTCGCCCTGCTCCCGATGGCGTTGGGCGTCACCGGCGAGGGCGGTTTCATCGCCCAGCCGCTGGCGGTGGTCGTGATCGGCGGTCTGATCACCTCGACCCTGCTCACCCTGCTCCTCGTCCCGACGCTCTACGCCATGCTGGAACTCCGCAAGGAGCGCCGGGCGGACAAGCGCGCCGCCAAGCGGCAGAC
- the cobT gene encoding nicotinate-nucleotide--dimethylbenzimidazole phosphoribosyltransferase, with the protein MSSLNLDDFTDLIERPDGGVRRDAAARRERRIVPPGALGRLDDLGEWLAAAQGSVPVRPVVRPRVVLFAGDHGIAELGVSARPAGSAGELVREIVEGGRPVGVLARRLDVPVRVVDMALDCEPDVFPQDVTRHRVRRGSGRIDIEDALTPEEAEAAFLAGVAIADEEADSGTDLVVLGDVSVGGTTVAGVLVAALCGTDASVVTGRGGEAIDDLAWMRKCAAIRDALRRARPVLGEQLRLLATVGGADLAAMTGFLLQCAVRKVPVVLDGVVAAACALVGQRIAFRAPDWWLAAHKSGEPGQAKALDRMALEPLLDQGVRVGEGAGALLALPLVQAAAALAAELGERPEEKPEPETADGEPEAGTETETE; encoded by the coding sequence ATGAGCTCGCTTAATCTCGACGACTTCACCGATCTGATCGAGCGCCCGGACGGCGGAGTGCGCCGCGACGCGGCGGCGCGCCGGGAGCGTCGGATCGTGCCGCCCGGAGCGCTCGGGCGCCTGGACGACCTGGGTGAATGGCTGGCGGCGGCGCAGGGCTCGGTGCCGGTGCGTCCCGTCGTACGGCCGCGGGTGGTGCTGTTCGCGGGCGACCACGGCATCGCCGAGCTGGGCGTGTCGGCGCGGCCCGCGGGCAGCGCCGGGGAGCTGGTGCGGGAGATCGTCGAGGGCGGCCGTCCGGTCGGGGTGCTCGCCCGGCGGCTGGACGTGCCGGTGCGAGTCGTCGACATGGCGCTGGACTGCGAACCGGACGTGTTCCCGCAGGATGTGACGCGCCATCGGGTGCGGCGCGGCAGCGGCCGGATCGACATCGAGGACGCGCTGACGCCCGAAGAGGCGGAGGCGGCGTTCCTCGCGGGCGTCGCGATCGCCGACGAGGAGGCCGACTCCGGTACGGATCTGGTGGTGCTCGGCGATGTGAGCGTCGGCGGGACCACGGTCGCCGGGGTGCTGGTGGCCGCGCTGTGCGGGACCGACGCGTCGGTGGTGACGGGGCGGGGCGGCGAGGCCATCGACGACCTGGCGTGGATGCGCAAGTGCGCGGCGATCCGGGACGCGTTGCGGCGGGCGCGGCCGGTGCTCGGGGAGCAGCTCCGGCTGCTGGCCACCGTGGGCGGCGCCGACCTCGCCGCGATGACGGGCTTTCTGCTCCAGTGCGCGGTGCGGAAGGTGCCGGTCGTCCTGGACGGTGTGGTCGCGGCCGCGTGCGCGCTCGTCGGGCAGCGGATCGCGTTCCGGGCGCCGGACTGGTGGCTGGCGGCGCACAAGAGCGGGGAGCCGGGGCAGGCCAAGGCCCTGGACCGGATGGCGCTGGAGCCCCTGCTCGACCAGGGCGTACGGGTCGGCGAGGGCGCGGGCGCGCTGCTGGCCCTGCCCCTGGTGCAGGCCGCGGCGGCGCTGGCCGCGGAGCTGGGCGAACGGCCCGAGGAGAAGCCGGAGCCGGAAACGGCGGACGGGGAACCGGAGGCGGGGACGGAGACGGAGACGGAGTGA
- the pspAA gene encoding PspA-associated protein PspAA gives MIVRIMGEGQWKLADSHFAELNTLDDDLLQEMESGDDAGFQRTLGALLDAVRRLGDPLPDDALEPSELILPAPDASLAEVREMLSDDGLIPG, from the coding sequence ATGATCGTGCGGATCATGGGGGAGGGCCAGTGGAAGCTGGCCGACTCCCACTTCGCCGAGCTGAACACGCTGGACGACGACCTGCTGCAGGAGATGGAGAGCGGCGACGACGCGGGCTTCCAGCGCACGCTCGGCGCTCTCCTCGACGCCGTCCGCCGCCTCGGCGACCCCCTGCCGGACGACGCCCTGGAACCGTCGGAGCTGATCCTCCCGGCCCCGGACGCGAGCCTCGCGGAGGTCCGCGAGATGCTCAGCGACGACGGACTGATCCCCGGCTGA
- a CDS encoding response regulator: MTIRVLLADDQALLRSAFRVLVDSEPDMEVVGEASDGAEAVRLAGRERPDVVLMDIRMPGTDGLAATRLISADPELAQVRVVILTTFEVDDYVVQSLRAGASGFLGKGSEPEELLNAIRIAAGGEALLSPAATKGLIARFLAQGDALGDHRDPARAERLDALTVREREVLVQVAGGHSNDEIAERLEVSPLTVKTHVNRAMAKLGARDRAQLVVIAYESGLVRPRVD, from the coding sequence ATGACCATCCGTGTCCTGCTCGCCGACGACCAGGCCCTGCTGCGCAGCGCGTTCCGGGTGCTCGTCGACTCCGAGCCCGACATGGAGGTGGTCGGCGAGGCGTCCGACGGCGCGGAGGCGGTCCGGCTGGCCGGGCGGGAGCGCCCCGACGTCGTCCTCATGGACATCCGGATGCCCGGCACGGACGGCCTCGCCGCGACCCGGCTGATCAGCGCCGACCCGGAGCTGGCCCAGGTGCGGGTGGTCATCCTGACGACCTTCGAGGTCGACGACTACGTGGTGCAGTCGCTGCGCGCGGGCGCCTCCGGGTTCCTCGGCAAGGGCAGCGAACCCGAGGAACTGCTGAACGCCATCCGGATCGCCGCCGGCGGTGAGGCGCTGCTCTCGCCGGCCGCCACCAAGGGGCTGATCGCCCGTTTCCTCGCCCAGGGCGACGCGCTGGGCGACCATCGCGACCCGGCCCGCGCCGAGCGCCTCGACGCGCTGACCGTCCGCGAGCGCGAGGTCCTCGTCCAGGTCGCCGGCGGACACTCCAACGACGAGATCGCCGAGCGTCTGGAGGTCAGCCCGCTGACGGTGAAGACGCACGTCAACCGGGCCATGGCCAAGCTGGGCGCGCGGGACCGGGCCCAGCTCGTGGTGATCGCGTACGAGTCCGGGCTGGTACGCCCGAGGGTGGACTGA
- a CDS encoding PspA/IM30 family protein, whose translation MGMIFRAKANKALDRAEDPRETLDYSYQKQLELLQKVRRGVADVATSRKRLELQLNQLQSQSAKLEDQGRKALALGREDLAREALSRRAALQQQVTDLETQHATLQGEEEKLTLAAQRLQAKVDAFRTKKETIKATYTAAQAQTRIGEAFSGISEEMGDVGLAIQRAEDKTAQLQARAGALDELLASGALDDPTGIAKDDLQAELDRLSGGTDVELELQRMKAELAGGPSAGQQAIEGGTNQAQPQQQPQDTPRFDKQ comes from the coding sequence ATGGGGATGATCTTCCGCGCGAAGGCGAACAAGGCCCTTGACCGGGCCGAGGACCCGCGCGAGACCCTCGACTACTCGTACCAGAAGCAGCTCGAACTGCTCCAGAAGGTCCGCCGGGGTGTCGCCGATGTGGCCACCTCCCGCAAGCGGCTGGAGCTCCAGCTCAACCAGCTCCAGTCGCAGTCCGCCAAGCTGGAGGACCAGGGGCGCAAGGCCCTCGCGCTCGGCCGGGAGGACCTCGCCCGCGAGGCGCTGTCCCGCCGCGCCGCCCTCCAGCAGCAGGTCACCGACCTGGAGACCCAGCACGCCACGCTCCAGGGCGAGGAGGAGAAGCTCACCCTCGCGGCCCAGCGGCTCCAGGCCAAGGTCGACGCCTTCCGTACGAAGAAGGAGACCATCAAGGCCACCTACACGGCCGCCCAGGCGCAGACGCGCATCGGCGAGGCGTTCTCCGGCATCTCCGAGGAGATGGGCGACGTCGGCCTGGCCATCCAGCGCGCCGAGGACAAGACCGCCCAGCTCCAGGCCCGCGCCGGCGCCCTCGACGAACTGCTCGCCTCCGGCGCCCTCGACGACCCGACGGGCATCGCCAAGGACGACCTCCAGGCCGAGCTGGACCGCCTCTCCGGTGGTACGGATGTAGAGCTGGAGCTTCAGCGGATGAAGGCCGAGCTGGCCGGCGGCCCCTCCGCGGGGCAGCAGGCCATCGAAGGCGGCACCAACCAGGCGCAGCCCCAGCAGCAGCCGCAGGACACCCCGCGCTTCGACAAGCAGTAG
- a CDS encoding DUF3043 domain-containing protein, with product MPGERLPLGFVFRSRAKEEKAPADKAVVTDSSQPRHPQAPKGRPTPKRSEAQSQRRSVANTPMTRKEAAKRQRDERRAQMDRQRQALAGGDERYLPVRDKGPVRKFARDYIDSRFNVAEFFLPMAVVILVLSMIRVGSLQSIALLLWLVVIVLIVLDSILTGFRLRKKLTERFPDDNRRGAVAYALMRSLQMRRLRLPKPQVKRGERP from the coding sequence ATGCCCGGGGAGCGCTTACCCTTGGGTTTTGTGTTCCGTAGCCGTGCCAAGGAAGAGAAGGCCCCCGCCGACAAGGCCGTGGTGACCGACTCCAGTCAGCCCCGTCATCCGCAGGCCCCCAAGGGCCGGCCCACGCCCAAGCGGAGTGAGGCCCAATCCCAGCGTCGCAGCGTGGCCAACACGCCCATGACGCGCAAGGAGGCCGCCAAGCGCCAGCGTGACGAGCGCCGTGCCCAGATGGACCGCCAGCGCCAGGCCCTCGCGGGCGGCGACGAGCGCTATCTGCCGGTCCGCGACAAGGGTCCCGTGCGCAAGTTCGCCCGTGACTACATCGACTCGCGCTTCAACGTGGCGGAGTTCTTCCTGCCGATGGCCGTGGTCATCCTGGTGCTCAGCATGATCCGGGTGGGTTCGCTCCAGAGCATCGCGCTGCTGCTGTGGCTGGTCGTGATCGTGCTCATCGTGCTCGACTCGATCCTCACGGGCTTCCGGCTGCGCAAGAAGCTCACCGAGCGCTTCCCCGACGACAACCGGCGGGGCGCGGTGGCCTACGCGCTGATGCGCTCCCTCCAGATGCGTCGGCTCCGGCTGCCCAAGCCGCAGGTCAAGCGCGGAGAGCGACCCTGA
- a CDS encoding sensor histidine kinase produces MTPLARAQRQLTAHPLAADAALAAGVLLCMLAGSFVDPHSGHSVSWRIRPPDPLSLLLMTLGAAALVFRRRAPMAVLAVTGTVSVAESVTGDPRAPVAMSAVVALFTVAATTDRPTTWRAGLLTMTVLTGAAMLAGPLPWYAQENLGILAWTGIGATAGDAVRSRRAVVQAIRERAERAERTREEEARRRVAEERLRIARDLHDVVAHHIALVNVQAGVAAHVMDKRPDQAKEALAHVREASRSALNELRATVGLLRQSGDPEAPTEPAPGLDRLDELAGTFRSAGLQVEVARSDDGTTLPAAVDLAAYRVIQEALTNVQKHAGPAARAEVSVVRVGPSLEVTVLDDGTDDGPQSAPGPQQGGGHGLLGMRERVTALRGTLTTGPRYGGGFRVHAILPVKPRTADAKDPV; encoded by the coding sequence GTGACCCCCCTCGCCCGAGCCCAGCGCCAGCTCACGGCGCACCCCCTCGCGGCGGACGCCGCGCTCGCCGCGGGCGTCCTGCTGTGCATGCTCGCCGGCTCCTTCGTGGACCCGCACAGCGGCCACAGCGTGAGCTGGCGCATCCGCCCCCCCGACCCCCTCAGCCTGCTGCTGATGACCCTCGGCGCGGCCGCCCTCGTCTTCCGGCGCCGCGCCCCCATGGCCGTCCTCGCCGTCACCGGCACCGTCTCCGTCGCCGAGTCCGTCACCGGCGACCCCCGCGCCCCCGTCGCGATGTCCGCCGTCGTCGCCCTCTTCACCGTCGCCGCCACCACCGACCGCCCCACCACCTGGCGGGCCGGACTGCTCACCATGACCGTCCTCACCGGCGCCGCCATGCTCGCCGGACCCCTGCCCTGGTACGCCCAGGAGAACCTCGGGATCCTCGCCTGGACCGGCATCGGCGCCACCGCCGGGGACGCCGTGCGCAGCCGGCGCGCCGTCGTGCAGGCCATCCGGGAGCGGGCCGAGCGCGCCGAGCGCACCCGGGAGGAGGAGGCCCGCCGCCGGGTCGCCGAGGAGCGGCTGCGCATCGCCCGGGACCTGCACGACGTCGTCGCCCACCACATCGCCCTCGTCAATGTGCAGGCCGGGGTCGCCGCCCATGTCATGGACAAACGGCCCGACCAGGCCAAGGAGGCCCTCGCCCACGTCCGCGAGGCCAGCCGCTCCGCCCTGAACGAACTGCGGGCCACCGTCGGCCTGCTGCGCCAGTCCGGCGACCCCGAGGCCCCCACCGAACCGGCGCCGGGCCTCGACCGCCTCGACGAACTCGCCGGCACGTTCCGCAGCGCCGGACTCCAGGTCGAGGTCGCCCGCTCCGACGACGGCACCACGCTCCCCGCCGCCGTCGACCTGGCCGCCTACCGGGTCATCCAGGAGGCCCTCACCAACGTGCAGAAACACGCCGGCCCGGCCGCCAGGGCCGAGGTCAGCGTCGTCCGCGTCGGACCGAGCCTGGAGGTCACCGTCCTGGACGACGGGACAGACGACGGCCCTCAAAGCGCGCCAGGACCGCAGCAGGGCGGCGGTCACGGTCTGCTCGGCATGCGCGAACGCGTCACCGCGCTGCGCGGCACCCTCACCACCGGGCCCCGCTACGGAGGCGGCTTCCGCGTCCATGCGATCCTGCCCGTCAAACCCCGCACCGCCGACGCGAAGGACCCCGTATGA
- a CDS encoding methyltransferase domain-containing protein, which produces MARQLDEQIAARYPVGQRLRVLDVGMGQGTQALRLARLGHQVTGLERDATMIAAARDALAGEPEGIRERMRIIEGDGRDTGVHFLPGSFDVVLCHGVLMYVAEPDALLAGLARMLAPGGLLSLLVRNADALALRPGLDGDWAGALASFDSVAYRNRLGLDVRADRLTTLTDALAGIGAPLQSWYGVRVFTDTAPDGAEIPQDVDTLLAVEERAGRTDPYRSVAALLHLCGVRG; this is translated from the coding sequence GTGGCCCGGCAGCTCGACGAGCAGATAGCCGCGCGCTATCCGGTCGGGCAGCGGCTGCGGGTGCTCGACGTCGGGATGGGCCAGGGCACGCAGGCGCTGCGGCTGGCCCGGCTCGGTCATCAGGTGACCGGCCTGGAGCGGGACGCCACGATGATCGCGGCGGCGCGGGACGCCCTCGCGGGCGAGCCCGAGGGCATCCGGGAGCGGATGCGGATCATCGAGGGCGACGGCCGGGACACGGGAGTGCACTTCCTGCCCGGCAGTTTCGACGTGGTGCTGTGCCACGGCGTGCTGATGTACGTGGCGGAGCCGGACGCCCTGCTGGCGGGGCTCGCGCGGATGCTGGCCCCGGGCGGGCTGCTGTCGCTGCTGGTGCGCAACGCGGACGCGCTGGCCCTGCGGCCCGGTCTGGACGGCGACTGGGCGGGCGCGCTCGCCTCCTTCGACTCGGTGGCGTACCGCAACCGTCTGGGCCTGGACGTCCGCGCGGACCGGCTGACCACACTGACCGACGCGCTGGCCGGGATCGGGGCGCCGCTCCAGTCCTGGTACGGCGTACGCGTCTTCACCGACACGGCACCGGACGGCGCGGAGATCCCGCAGGACGTGGACACGCTCCTGGCCGTGGAGGAACGCGCGGGGCGCACGGATCCGTACCGGAGCGTGGCGGCGCTGCTGCATCTGTGCGGGGTGCGGGGTTAG